A single genomic interval of uncultured Desulfobulbus sp. harbors:
- a CDS encoding AAA family ATPase, with translation MQVRDGAHRAPVKRRLVVFFGMTASGKSTLAMAWAQQQAVPYYNTDRVRKELAGLAATERRPDGIDQGIYSPALSARTYQTMLQRAEQDFAEGASMVILDGSYSRRADRDAVRAAALQAGVACCFCYCQCSAEETRRRLAVRAVDREAVSDGRWEIYLHQQGSFALPAEDERRDCCFLNTEETVESLLEKIGDLMKST, from the coding sequence ATGCAGGTGCGTGATGGAGCCCACAGGGCACCAGTGAAGCGCAGGCTGGTGGTGTTTTTCGGGATGACCGCTTCGGGGAAATCCACCCTGGCCATGGCCTGGGCGCAGCAGCAGGCGGTTCCCTATTACAATACCGACCGGGTCCGCAAGGAACTGGCAGGGCTTGCGGCAACCGAGCGTCGCCCAGATGGCATTGATCAGGGCATATACTCACCGGCCTTGTCTGCGCGCACCTATCAAACCATGCTGCAGAGGGCGGAACAGGATTTTGCCGAAGGGGCATCGATGGTGATTCTGGACGGCTCGTACAGCAGGCGTGCGGATCGCGATGCGGTGCGGGCGGCGGCGCTGCAGGCGGGCGTGGCGTGTTGTTTCTGCTACTGTCAGTGCTCGGCAGAGGAGACCAGGCGCCGGCTGGCTGTTCGAGCAGTCGACCGCGAAGCGGTTTCCGACGGGAGATGGGAAATTTACCTGCATCAGCAGGGGAGTTTTGCCTTGCCTGCTGAGGATGAACGCCGGGATTGCTGTTTCCTGAATACGGAAGAGACGGTGGAGAGCCTGCTGGAAAAAATTGGCGACCTTATGAAGTCAACCTGA
- the trxA gene encoding thioredoxin produces the protein MASEKVVHISDSEFEKDIVGNSLPCLVDFWAPWCGPCKAIGPVIDELAAEFEGQVVIAKMNVDDNPATPGKFGIRAIPTLILFKGGEVVDQITGAVGKSQLQDLIKKAL, from the coding sequence ATGGCAAGTGAAAAGGTAGTGCACATTTCCGACAGCGAATTCGAGAAGGACATTGTTGGCAATTCGCTTCCCTGTCTGGTTGATTTCTGGGCGCCCTGGTGCGGCCCCTGCAAGGCCATCGGTCCGGTTATTGATGAGTTGGCGGCGGAATTCGAGGGTCAGGTGGTCATCGCCAAGATGAACGTGGATGACAACCCCGCGACCCCGGGAAAATTCGGCATTCGGGCCATCCCCACCCTGATTCTTTTCAAGGGCGGAGAGGTCGTCGACCAAATCACAGGTGCTGTCGGCAAATCCCAGCTGCAGGACCTGATCAAAAAAGCCCTCTAA
- the atpB gene encoding F0F1 ATP synthase subunit A has protein sequence MEHPILFISLVLQALGLPVPHTPVGHTLLEKICEPYMTYTWMVMAFLIIVPKLTMGKLEMVPGSGQNFWEVAVGGVMDFCTENLGEKGAKMLFPMMATFFFYIVIANMIGLIPGFMSPTSSLNITLAMTIIVWLTHHFLGFKYHGIKYYKHFMGPSKVLAPFMFLLEIISNFARLISLSMRLFGNILAKEVLLGVLFMLAGAFFAPLPILCLGVLVSLIQAVVFVLLSLLYCAGSMEHAH, from the coding sequence ATGGAACATCCGATATTATTTATTTCTTTGGTTCTTCAGGCGTTAGGGCTGCCGGTTCCCCATACACCGGTTGGTCATACCCTCCTGGAAAAGATCTGCGAACCGTATATGACCTACACCTGGATGGTCATGGCGTTTCTGATCATCGTCCCCAAGCTGACCATGGGTAAGTTGGAGATGGTTCCGGGAAGCGGCCAGAATTTTTGGGAAGTTGCCGTAGGTGGCGTTATGGACTTCTGCACCGAGAATCTTGGTGAGAAAGGTGCCAAAATGCTGTTCCCGATGATGGCGACCTTCTTTTTCTACATCGTCATCGCCAACATGATCGGACTGATCCCCGGTTTTATGTCTCCGACTTCAAGCCTGAACATCACCCTGGCCATGACCATCATCGTCTGGCTGACCCATCACTTCCTCGGCTTCAAGTACCATGGTATCAAGTACTACAAACATTTCATGGGCCCGAGCAAGGTGCTGGCACCGTTCATGTTCCTGCTTGAGATCATCAGTAACTTCGCCCGTTTGATTTCACTCTCCATGCGTCTTTTCGGTAACATTCTTGCCAAAGAGGTTCTGCTTGGTGTTCTGTTCATGCTGGCCGGTGCCTTCTTTGCACCGCTGCCCATCCTCTGCCTGGGCGTGCTCGTCTCGCTTATCCAGGCAGTGGTATTCGTTCTGCTTTCCCTGCTCTACTGTGCGGGATCGATGGAACACGCCCATTAA
- the trxB gene encoding thioredoxin-disulfide reductase, translating to MQQAQYQLIIVGGGPAGLTAGLYAARGRLSVLLVEKGATGGQVLVTDWVDNYPGFGDGISGFDLMDKMTAHADRFGLEKRFATITALDLMGEIKSVTLENGDVLTAKTVILCTGAKPRKLDIPGEYEFSGRGVSYCATCDGPFYRNQEIAVVGGGNTAIQEALHLTKFASKVTVIHRRGELRATKILQEKAFCNEKIDFLWNTEVLEIRGSKTTGVEELLLRHYNKEESTLKVTGIFILIGIAPNTEILPMEQLNTDEAGFIITDDEMATSIPGVFAAGDIRSKRSRQIVNAAGEGAVAELSVEHYLGNQAPDQPLNCSE from the coding sequence ATGCAACAGGCACAGTATCAGCTGATCATCGTTGGAGGGGGACCGGCTGGCCTTACGGCCGGGTTGTATGCCGCCCGCGGCCGGCTCAGCGTTCTTCTCGTCGAGAAAGGAGCAACCGGCGGCCAGGTCCTGGTCACCGATTGGGTCGACAACTATCCCGGTTTTGGAGACGGCATTTCAGGCTTTGACCTGATGGATAAGATGACCGCCCATGCCGATCGCTTCGGTCTGGAAAAACGGTTTGCCACCATCACCGCGCTTGACCTGATGGGCGAGATCAAGTCGGTCACCCTGGAAAACGGCGACGTGCTCACCGCCAAGACGGTCATTCTCTGCACCGGCGCCAAACCGCGCAAGCTCGACATCCCCGGAGAGTATGAATTCAGTGGTCGTGGTGTGTCCTACTGCGCCACCTGCGATGGCCCCTTTTACCGCAACCAGGAGATAGCCGTGGTCGGTGGCGGTAACACCGCGATTCAAGAGGCGCTCCATCTCACCAAGTTCGCCTCCAAGGTGACTGTGATCCATCGCCGAGGAGAACTGCGCGCCACCAAAATCCTTCAGGAAAAAGCCTTCTGCAACGAAAAAATCGATTTTCTGTGGAACACCGAGGTACTTGAAATCCGCGGTTCAAAAACCACCGGTGTGGAGGAGCTTTTGCTTCGCCACTACAACAAGGAAGAATCGACCCTGAAGGTGACCGGCATTTTTATCCTGATCGGCATTGCCCCCAACACGGAAATCCTGCCGATGGAACAACTCAACACCGATGAAGCCGGCTTTATCATCACCGACGATGAGATGGCCACCTCCATCCCCGGAGTCTTTGCCGCCGGTGACATTCGCAGCAAGCGATCCCGTCAGATCGTCAACGCCGCCGGCGAAGGCGCGGTTGCAGAGCTCTCGGTTGAACATTACCTCGGCAACCAAGCACCTGATCAACCCTTAAACTGCAGTGAATAG
- a CDS encoding AtpZ/AtpI family protein, producing MSDERREMFRQLAVYSEVGMSFVFSIIIGFGMGWALDNKVFGGKTSPYLTFIFLGLGIIAGFKRLWELTRNMQDE from the coding sequence ATGTCAGACGAGCGCAGGGAGATGTTCAGGCAACTTGCCGTCTACAGTGAAGTCGGCATGAGCTTTGTCTTTTCCATCATCATTGGATTCGGCATGGGATGGGCTCTTGATAACAAGGTGTTTGGGGGAAAGACCTCTCCCTATCTAACATTTATTTTTTTAGGTCTGGGGATTATTGCCGGATTTAAAAGACTCTGGGAACTGACCCGGAATATGCAAGATGAATAA
- a CDS encoding ATP synthase subunit I, with translation MNKYVPTISSADDDGLVLRRVMVLGWLLLVAVTAGSWLLYDLQFAQSAFLGGILVNGSFWLLNKDAQRLMQKVSQTEAGMIVHTEKTRFFLRSFVRLVVLGLLLFVVAVRVPINVIGLTLGFTTVMVSVVIIGLGMNKCWLPSKA, from the coding sequence ATGAATAAGTACGTACCTACAATCAGTTCCGCCGATGACGACGGCCTCGTTCTCCGACGGGTGATGGTCCTGGGCTGGTTGCTGCTGGTTGCCGTAACTGCTGGCAGCTGGTTGCTGTATGATTTGCAGTTCGCTCAATCGGCTTTTCTCGGCGGGATTCTCGTGAACGGCAGTTTTTGGCTGCTGAACAAAGATGCCCAGCGATTGATGCAGAAGGTTAGCCAGACAGAGGCCGGGATGATCGTGCATACGGAAAAAACGCGATTTTTTCTCCGTTCTTTTGTCAGGCTGGTTGTTCTTGGATTGTTGTTATTCGTGGTGGCGGTCAGGGTGCCGATCAATGTGATCGGGCTGACGCTGGGATTCACCACGGTTATGGTCAGTGTTGTCATCATCGGCTTGGGCATGAACAAGTGCTGGTTGCCGAGCAAAGCGTGA
- the hemL gene encoding glutamate-1-semialdehyde 2,1-aminomutase, whose amino-acid sequence MKTDRSAELFSQAKMLIPGGVNSPVRACRSVGCDPLFVKKAAGCIITDVDGNEFVDFVGSWGPMILGHAHPEVVEAIREAATLGTSFGAPCAQEVELAQLVCDSVPSLEKIRFVNSGTEATMSAIRLARGYTGRKMVIKFDGCYHGHADSFLVKAGSGVITLGIPGSPGVPDDIVKNTLSIPYNNIEVLEKTLRDDQLDIACVIVEPVAGNMGVVVPELTFLQRLRELTSELGIVLIFDEVITGFRLALGGAQERFGIKPDLTCLGKIIGGGLPVGAYGGKRELMEMIAPDGPVYQAGTLSGNPLAMAAGLAMLKVVRRPGFYQELEATATWFGEEMARLAGAAPLPITLNSIGSLMTCFFTDTPVTDYTSAMTADTDRYGKYYRRMLDGGVWLAPSQFEASFISAAHDRKHLEKALELTESSFKKLMD is encoded by the coding sequence ATGAAAACGGATCGGTCGGCAGAACTTTTTTCCCAAGCCAAGATGCTTATTCCCGGGGGGGTCAACTCGCCGGTGCGTGCATGTCGATCCGTGGGCTGTGATCCACTTTTTGTCAAAAAAGCGGCAGGTTGCATCATCACTGATGTGGATGGCAACGAGTTTGTCGATTTTGTCGGTTCCTGGGGGCCGATGATTCTCGGTCACGCCCATCCGGAGGTGGTCGAGGCCATTCGCGAGGCGGCAACGCTTGGAACCAGTTTCGGCGCGCCCTGCGCCCAGGAGGTTGAACTGGCCCAATTGGTCTGCGATTCGGTGCCTTCCCTGGAGAAAATTCGCTTCGTCAACTCGGGCACCGAGGCCACCATGAGCGCCATTCGCTTGGCGCGGGGCTACACCGGGCGGAAGATGGTGATCAAGTTCGACGGCTGTTACCATGGACATGCCGATTCGTTCCTGGTCAAAGCCGGCTCCGGCGTCATCACCCTCGGTATTCCCGGGAGTCCGGGCGTGCCCGATGACATCGTGAAAAACACCCTCTCCATCCCCTATAATAATATCGAGGTGCTGGAGAAGACGTTGCGGGATGACCAGCTGGATATTGCCTGTGTCATCGTTGAACCAGTGGCCGGGAATATGGGGGTTGTTGTCCCGGAATTGACCTTTTTGCAGCGCTTGCGGGAGTTGACCAGTGAACTGGGCATCGTGCTCATCTTTGATGAGGTCATCACCGGTTTTCGCCTGGCCCTTGGCGGCGCCCAGGAGCGCTTCGGCATCAAGCCGGATCTCACCTGTCTGGGCAAGATCATCGGTGGAGGGCTGCCGGTTGGTGCCTACGGCGGGAAACGTGAGTTGATGGAGATGATCGCCCCCGATGGACCGGTATATCAGGCCGGTACCCTGTCGGGCAACCCCTTGGCTATGGCTGCGGGGTTGGCCATGCTCAAGGTCGTCCGCCGGCCGGGATTTTACCAAGAGCTCGAGGCAACCGCGACCTGGTTCGGTGAGGAGATGGCGCGGTTGGCTGGGGCCGCTCCGCTGCCGATTACCCTAAATAGCATCGGATCGCTGATGACCTGCTTTTTTACCGATACGCCGGTCACTGATTATACCTCGGCCATGACCGCCGATACCGACCGCTATGGCAAATACTACCGGAGAATGCTTGACGGAGGTGTGTGGCTTGCGCCGTCGCAGTTCGAGGCCTCCTTTATTTCGGCCGCACATGATCGCAAGCACTTGGAAAAGGCCTTGGAGTTGACTGAATCATCATTCAAAAAATTGATGGATTAG
- a CDS encoding outer membrane protein assembly factor BamD: MPVSPRLHPSISRLALICLLFLALALSGCSTFSGMFSKFTFGEEDEPKSLPPETLITLGMDAYNVGDYSEAVKNFKLILDEHPFSAQAMLAELKAADAHYYNKEYAEAKVLYKGFEEHHPTNEAIPYVLFQLGMCDYNRSDRIDRDISGPKEAIKAFSRLINAYPQSPYAKEAKTKIHDCKEFLVNHEYMVAVFYVRTERYQQAQQRLKYLLAMYPDTSLTPKAKALLERLQAGDPPSWGMSRWLPEFMTKAPEDRLEEAKENESASKVKVSQQREEEQRGPDAKQ, translated from the coding sequence ATGCCTGTCTCTCCCCGGTTGCACCCTTCAATATCACGCCTGGCGCTGATTTGTCTTCTTTTTTTAGCCCTGGCCCTTTCCGGGTGCTCAACGTTTAGCGGCATGTTCAGCAAGTTTACCTTTGGCGAGGAAGACGAGCCCAAGTCTCTGCCTCCGGAAACCTTGATCACCCTAGGAATGGATGCCTACAACGTCGGCGATTACAGCGAGGCCGTGAAAAATTTCAAGCTGATCCTCGACGAACACCCCTTCAGCGCCCAGGCCATGCTGGCGGAGTTGAAGGCGGCCGATGCACATTACTACAACAAGGAGTATGCCGAGGCCAAGGTGCTCTACAAGGGATTTGAAGAACACCATCCCACCAACGAAGCCATTCCCTATGTATTGTTCCAGCTCGGCATGTGCGATTACAATCGTTCGGACCGCATCGATCGCGACATCTCCGGTCCCAAGGAGGCGATCAAGGCCTTTTCCCGCCTGATCAACGCCTACCCGCAGTCGCCCTATGCCAAGGAGGCAAAGACCAAGATTCACGACTGCAAGGAGTTCCTGGTCAACCACGAATACATGGTTGCCGTGTTCTACGTCCGCACCGAACGGTACCAGCAGGCTCAACAGCGCCTGAAGTACCTGCTGGCCATGTACCCGGACACCTCCTTGACCCCCAAGGCAAAAGCCCTTTTAGAGCGTCTGCAGGCTGGAGACCCGCCGTCCTGGGGCATGAGTCGCTGGTTGCCGGAATTTATGACCAAGGCGCCGGAAGATCGTCTTGAAGAGGCCAAGGAAAACGAGTCCGCCTCCAAAGTAAAAGTCAGCCAACAGCGGGAAGAGGAGCAGCGAGGCCCGGATGCAAAACAGTAA